The uncultured Bacteroides sp. DNA segment CTTTTCGGTCTTTGGTTGGTTGTTATGCCTGCCTTTTTTGCCGATGTACTGATGTTGCTGCTCGGTTTCATGTTGATGATGGGGGGTGTTCAACAAATCGGTTTGCTTATTATGGCCCGGAAGTGGATCCAAGTACCCGGAGCTTATTATATCATTCCTTTACTTATTCTGTTTGCCGGATTATTTGTGATTCTTAATCCTACAGGCGTGAGAAACACAGCATTTATAATTATTGGAATAACCAGTTTGATTTATGCTCTTTCAGAATTGATTGGCTGGTTGAAGTTTATGCGGCGTAAACCCAAACCTCCTGTTGCGGCCAGTTTGCTAGAAATAGAAGATGCTGAGGTTATTGAAGGAGAATAAAATTCACTTTCTTGCTATTTGTTTCTAGTGATGAAACTAAATGTTTCGTACGTTGAAACAAAAGGTTTCTTACCTTGAAACTATTAGTTTATACCTATTGAAACCATTAGTTTTTACATATTAAAACTAATGGTTTTATAGTACAGAATCTTATATAAAACGAGAAGAGGACTATCTCACGATACCCCTCTTCTACAAACTTAAAACAACCAACAAAAGAAATAGATAATCGAAACTACCTATTTTTTATCTTTATCTTATAAATAAGAGTTCTCTGTATTTAGGAAGCGTCCACATTTGATCGTCAACGATAAGTTCCAATTTGTCGATATGGTAACGAATTGCTTCTAACATCGGAACAATCTGATCATGGTATGCGATTGCCTTTTCGCGTTCGCTTTCAATCTTATTAGCTACTTTACGAGCTTCAACCATTGCGTCTACATGTTCCTTAATATAAGCGGTGCGATCCGATATTTCTTCGATAAGTTCCAAATTCTTTTTCGATAATCTGGTTGACTTTTCATCAGAGAACAAACCTTTCATCTTATATACGTTATCGATCAAATTAGTCTGGTATTGTGTGGCAACCGGAGTGATATGGTTCATAGCCAAATCTCCTAGTACACGCGCTTCAATTTGAATCTTCTTTGTATAAGTTTCCCATTTAACTTCGTTACGAGCTTCTAGCTCTACTTTAGTCAATACACCGGTACCTTCAAACATAGCGATTGATTCAGGTTTCAGGTAGTTGTCAAAGATTACAGGTACACTTGTTTCGCAATCCAAACCACGTTTGGCTGCTTCCACTTTCCATTCTTCGCTGTAGCCGTTGCCATCAAAATGAATCGCTTTGCACTCTTTCACATAGCTACGGATGATCTCCAAAATAGCAGAAATCTTAGGCTCGCCTTTTTCAACAAGAGTATCAACGTCTTTTTTGAATTTAATCAATTGCTCTGCAAGGGCAGCATTCAATGCAATCATTGCTGATGAACAGTTTGCTTCCGAACCTACTGCACGAAACTCGAAACGATTTCCTGTGAAAGCGAAAGGAGAAGTACGGTTACGGTCTGTGTTGTCTATCAACAATTCAGGAATTTGAGGAATATCAAGTTTTAAACCTTGTTTTCCGCTTAAGCTGATAAGATCGTCTTTAGTGCTTTCTTCAATGTGCTTCAATACTTGTGACAATTGTTTGCCTAAGAAAGAAGAGATGATTGCGGGAGGTGCTTCATTAGCACCCAAACGGTGAGCATTGGTAGCGCTAGAAATACTTGCTTTCAACACACCGTTGTGGCGATAAACAGCCATAAGAGTATTGACTACGAAAGTGATGAAGCGTAAGTTATCTTCAGGTGTTTTACCCGGAGCCATCAATAAAATACCGGTATCGGTTCCGAGTGACCAGTTATTATGTTTACCCGATCCATTCACACCTTTGAATGGTTTCTCATGCAATAATACGCGGAATCCATGACGACGAGATACTTTACGCATCACAGCCATGATGAGCATATTGTGATCTACTGCTAAGTTACACTCTTCATAGATCGGCGCAAGTTCAAATTGGTTTGGAGCAACCTCGTTATGACGAGTTTTTACAGGAATACCAAGTTTCAATGATTCGATTTCCAACTCTTTCATGAATGCTGCCACGCGAGTAGGAATAGCACCAAAGTAATGATCTTCCAACTGCTGATTTTTAGCACTATCGTGGCCCATCAGTGTGCGACCGGTAAGAAGTAAATCTGGACGAGCGGCATACAAGCCTTCGTCAATAAGGAAATATTCTTGTTCCCATCCCAAGTAAGCAACTACCTTCTTTACGTCTGGGTTGAAATAGCGACATAC contains these protein-coding regions:
- a CDS encoding DUF308 domain-containing protein, which gives rise to MKAINNFLMRSVCALIVGLVVVIWPDVAAVYIVITIGILFMIPGLVVTIGYFTKKASQEVSNRFPIEGVGSFLFGLWLVVMPAFFADVLMLLLGFMLMMGGVQQIGLLIMARKWIQVPGAYYIIPLLILFAGLFVILNPTGVRNTAFIIIGITSLIYALSELIGWLKFMRRKPKPPVAASLLEIEDAEVIEGE
- a CDS encoding glutamine synthetase III; translated protein: MSKLRFRVVETAFKKKAVEVPVPAERPAEYFAKYVFNRAKMFKYLPSKVYEKLVDAIDNGSPLDRSIADDIAAGMKKWAIEMGVTHYTHWFHPLTEGTAEKHDAFVEHDGKGGMMEEFSGKLLVQQEPDASSFPNGGIRNTFEARGYSAWDPSSPAFIIDDTLCIPTIFIAYTGESLDYKAPLLKALRAVDKAAVDVCRYFNPDVKKVVAYLGWEQEYFLIDEGLYAARPDLLLTGRTLMGHDSAKNQQLEDHYFGAIPTRVAAFMKELEIESLKLGIPVKTRHNEVAPNQFELAPIYEECNLAVDHNMLIMAVMRKVSRRHGFRVLLHEKPFKGVNGSGKHNNWSLGTDTGILLMAPGKTPEDNLRFITFVVNTLMAVYRHNGVLKASISSATNAHRLGANEAPPAIISSFLGKQLSQVLKHIEESTKDDLISLSGKQGLKLDIPQIPELLIDNTDRNRTSPFAFTGNRFEFRAVGSEANCSSAMIALNAALAEQLIKFKKDVDTLVEKGEPKISAILEIIRSYVKECKAIHFDGNGYSEEWKVEAAKRGLDCETSVPVIFDNYLKPESIAMFEGTGVLTKVELEARNEVKWETYTKKIQIEARVLGDLAMNHITPVATQYQTNLIDNVYKMKGLFSDEKSTRLSKKNLELIEEISDRTAYIKEHVDAMVEARKVANKIESEREKAIAYHDQIVPMLEAIRYHIDKLELIVDDQMWTLPKYRELLFIR